The following nucleotide sequence is from Paenibacillus andongensis.
CCACTTGGGTGTCCGTTTTATTTTGGAGCCTTGGGGAGAGAACCCCGAAAGGTTCGCCCGAGCGGACGGAACGGATGATTAAGCTTCAAAGCTAATCTTCAAGTGCAGGAGCACGGCGTCTGAATCTACCGCTAAATTCGTCTTCGTCGAGTCTTCTTCGTCAGCCATTTAAATCAAGATTCATACATCCCCCTAGGCTCCATAATAATAAAGGTGGTACCTTCGGGTATCACCTTTTTTTATTATGGAGTTGGGGGTGAGAACCCCTTAGGGTTCGCCTGCGCGGACGGAACGGATGATTAAGCTTCAAAGCTAATCTTCAAGTGCAGAAGCACGGCGTCTGAATCTCCCCCTCTTTTAGAAGACATTTCTGACAAATTCGATTGGCCCTCTGGTCAATCTTGATATAATCGGACAAATCGTTTCTTTGAAATCGTTCAAAAAGCCCAATTCGATATAGTCAAGCATCCAGTTATTACATTATTACATAGGTTGGTGTATCAAAGATCTGGAGGAGATTACTCAATGAGTTACAACCAAGGTCATTATGTTAATCCGCATCATCCGCATCATCCGCATCATCCGCATCATCCGCATCATCCGCACCATCCGCATCATCCACACCATCCATATCACCCATATCACCCTCATCATCACTACTATCATCCACATATGCATCATCATCCAGTGATCATTTATCCTATTCCATATCCGCATCATCCACATCACTATCCACATCACTATCCAATGCCTTATCATGGTATGACCGGCCAACAAGGTGGGCACAGAGAAGAACAAACTAATAAATAAATTTCTAACAGAGTCGGGCGAATTTGTCGTGCGGCTCTGTTCTACTTCTTTATCTAATAGCGAAATATCGCATACTTCTCAATAAAAGATTAAAATTCTTCACTTTTGACGATAATTCAAGTATTAAAATAACGGGACTGATAATTATGGATAGGGTCATTCTTTACTCCGTTTGGATCGTTACGGCTGTTCTTCTGCTGATATTCATTAAACGGAAAAATTCGATCAAAGCACAGGTAAGTTTTTTATTCATGCAAATTCCCAGTTGGTTATTTGGTGCTTGGGTTATCCAAAAAGGATTAATCGAATACCCGGTTGGATTTCTAAAAATGGTTTACAAATCTAGTTTTACTTTTGAATTTTTCGTCTTCCCTGCCGTAAGTGCCATTTTTAATGT
It contains:
- a CDS encoding CBO0543 family protein produces the protein MDRVILYSVWIVTAVLLLIFIKRKNSIKAQVSFLFMQIPSWLFGAWVIQKGLIEYPVGFLKMVYKSSFTFEFFVFPAVSAIFNVHFPKDRSWFVQFIYILSFPAVITIIEVNLEKYTQLIKYLNWAWYWSFITITFTLLLSYGYYLWFFKKIKKIYGQP